The region TTGTATATTTAAAAAACTATCTCCACTAAAAATTTCACAAGCAGATGCATCTGTTAAAAAAATATTTTCTTTTAACACTTTTATAGCATCTCTGTCTTGTTCCATAAAAAGTATATTTTTTGCACCACGACTAAGTGCTTCTAATCCTATAGAACCACTTCCAGAGAAGACCTCAACAAAAGTAGCATCTATAATGTCAAATTGAATTGTATTAAAAAAAGATTCTAAAACTATAGATTTGGATGAGCGAGTCGTTGTTTTAGATGGAAGTTTTAAGACTCTATTTTTAAACTTACCAGATATTATTTTTTTTGTTAATGCTTTATCGTTACTTTTCATAAAACGCTCTAACCGCCTTTAAAATATTTTCTTTGTACTCTTGCGTAAGTATATCGATACGTTTTTCCAAGATACTAAAGTCAGCTATATCATCAAATGTTTGAGTTGCTTTTTTCTCATATCTTTTTTCTAAAGCTAAGATGAGAGCTGTTTTTGAAAAAGGTTTAACCAAGTCTGAATCACTATCTTTTGAAATATAAAAAGTTCTCTCATCATCAAGAACTTTAAAGTCTCGAACAACAATTTCACACTGCTTTAAAGAGCTAAGATGCGAAGATAAAAATATTTCTAATGACTTTTGTAACAAAGGTGATTTGCACTCAACTGCTATTTTCATGAGATACCTTCTAAATAATATTTGATACTATAACGCAAATCTTCATCTAAATCCAAAATATTTCCTAACATCCACTCTAAATATCCTCTATCAATCATACTAATTTCTTCAATATAGCGACCCTTATATTTTCCAAATTCAAATTTACTTAAAAGTACATTTTTAAAACTTAACTCTAGCATCTCATGTTTGGATGCTATCTTTAAAAGGTACTCATAAAGATTTTTAACAACTCTTGCATCGCTAAGAGCATTATGAGCTTGAAGTTGCTCTTTTTCTTGTTTATATAGTTTTAATTCATATCTTAAAAACTGCAAAGAAAATTGTTCACACTCAGGAATAAGATGTTTTGTAACTCTTAGAGTATCTATAATTTCACCCTTAAATTTAAAACCTGATTTTTCTAGCATCTCTAAATCAAATTTTATGTTATGCCCTATTATTATTGCATCTTCATTGTTATGTTTTTCAAGAAATTTAAATGCTTTAGTATCTTTAAAATTTACTTGGTTTTTTAGCATCTCGTTTGTTATATGGTTTATACTAGATGCTTCAGGTAATATTTTTTTACCCTCATTTACAAGTTCATAAATAGTCATTTCATCATCAGCACTAAGCCCTATTATACCAATAGAACAAAGCATATCATTCTCTTGTAAACCTGTTGTTTCTACATCTAAAAATATTAACATTTTATCACCTTAACTCTCTTGCATCTAGCACCCATCAGCGTAAAAGAAAAATAGCCACTCAAAAGCAAAAAAAAGAATAACCAATAAATATTAAACCATTCAAACAGACTATCAAAAGATGTAAAAAGTTTTGTAAAAACTATAGAGACAACCATAATAGACCCAACCAACCATATGATAAGCATAAACCATTTTCTCCAAACTTTTACCAAATCTCCGTAGGCTATATTTTGCAAAATATTTTTTCCATCACAAGAGTAAAGTTTTAACATATATCCAGATGCACAAACATTGAAAATATACTTTAAACTTCTAAAGAGCGCCAAAAGAAGTGTAAAACTCCAAACTATGCCAAACCAAAATAAAAAAATATCTTTAAGTGCATCTATACTTTGTGGATTTAGTTGTGTCATACCTTGAATAAAATAACTATACGATGTAATCAAAGAAGATATTATAGATGCTAAAACAGTGCTACAAAGTGTCAATCGAAGAGACCATCTAAGCCATAGCAAAAGATAAAATTTACTCATTTAACTCAAACTTACCTATCATGCCGTAGTAATTTTCCAATGTCATAAAACTTTTTTCAAAACGATATCTGATGATAAATTCTACAACCATATCTTTTAGTTTAGCATCTACATTTTCGACTTTTCCAAAATATGCCAAAGATACATTTTTGCTTTTTTGTATTGCATATTTGTCGTAGCTAATTGCTAAAACTTGGAGATATTTTCCTTTTTTTATTTCACCTAAATTTTCACCAAGAAGAGATGCACCTGATAGATTTATGGCTTTAAAATCGAACAAATCTGAAAAATATTCTACTTTTTTATCGATACCTATTTTAGTAAATAATTTTTTTAAAATATTTAAATTTTCTTTTCTTGCAGTCTCATAAGAAGATATTTTATTTGTTAGATTTTTTAGTCTATCAAGAGCTGAACTCATGCTACTTCCTATTGTTTTAGTAATTACAAAAGTATATCAAAAAAGAATTTCTTTATATATTAAAGAGTATAATCGAGCCTTTAAATTAGGCTATATTCATGAAAATATCTTTTACATCATTGACATTTAAAACTTTATCTTTACTTTTTGTTTCCTCAACTGTTTTTATAGTATTTATTATAGTTATAGCTAAAGAATCTTTCTCTCAAGGCTACACTTATCTCATAAAAGAAAACATAAGTTCAATTGAACAAAGGTTAATGCCTGAGATTCAAACTAGCCTAAACAATTCAAATATTGATGAACTTAAAAAACTCATCAGTTCTCAACTTAAATTTAAAAAAATCTTGCTTATAAAAATAGACTCTATCGCATTAGAAGAAGAGATAATTTTTTCAAAAGAGAACAATTCCATAAAAGAACTAAAAGAAGAAGGACACTTTGTATCTGAAAAAATTATTTACAACAAAGACACTTCAAATGAACTAGGAAAAACAACTATAGTCTATTCTAATGAATCTTACAATACTTATATGCAAAATTTTTATAAGTGGTTTATAGGTGTAGTTCTCTTCTTTGGTCTTTCTATACTTTTACTTGGTTTTTTACTATACAACTCTTTAAAACGTCTTAGCGTATTGGCTTCATCGTTTGAATCATTCAATCCAAATCAACCAAAAAAGATTCACTTCAATACCCAATCAAATGATGAAATTGGAACTATTACAAAGTCTGCAAATATCATGGTTGAAAAACTAACAAAGTATATAGAGCATACCAAAAAGTTAAATGACACCATTTCACAAAAAGAAGCCCACTTAAAAGAGGCTCAAAGAATTGCGAAAGTTGGAAGTTGGGAATACAATGTTATAGATAAATCCCTTCATTTAAGTGATGAAGTTTATCGCATCTTAGGTGTTCGTTTTGGTACGCTAATTAAATGGGAAGATTTTTTAAATTTTATCAAAAAAGATGAATATGATTATGTCTTAAATATCATAGAAGATGCCATAAAATATGGTTCTAAATTCAATCTAAAATATTCTCTTGTTTTAAAAAACGGTAGTGAAATATTTGTACAAACTAAAGGGAAAGTTCGTAAAAAACAAGATGGAAACATAAGAATTACTGCCGTAAGTATGGATATAACAAATGATATAAAAAACAAAAAAACTATAGAAAAACTTGCATATTATGATTCACTTACAGGTCTTGCTAACAGAACACTTCTTAGAGATAGAATGTTAAAAGCTATACAATACGCAAAAAGAGAAAAATCAAACCTTGCTCTAATGTTTTTAGACTTAGATCATTTTAAACTCATCAACGACACTCTTGGTCACAGTGTAGGAGATGAGTTGCTAATACACATAGCAAAAATATTAAGCAGTCACACCAGAGAATATGACACTCTTGCAAGACTTGGAGGCGATGAGTTTGTCATCCTTTTACCATCCATAAAAAATCAAGAAGATGCACAAATCATAGCTTCAAAGATACAACAAACCCTTCAAAACAAGCACGACATAGGAGATCATCAGCTATATGTAACTTCTAGTATAGGAGTTTGCTTGTATCCAGAGCATGGAGAAGATGCAGAAGAGTTAATAAGAAATGCAGATACTGCAATGTACGAAGCTAAAAATCACGGTAGAAACAATTACAGAATTTACTCAAAAAGCATGGGTAATTATATTGATAAACAACTGCATCTAGAACAAGATTTAATTCAAGCTGTAAAAAATGGAAGTGGCATAGAAGTTTTTTATCAAGCCAAAATTGACTCTAAAGAAAATTTTATATCAGGCGCAGAAGCATTGGTAAGATGGAGGCATCCAACTAAAGGCATAATATATCCAGATCAGTTTATCTATATTGCTGAGAGTACTGGTTTAATGATTGAACTTGGAAATATAATTATTGAAGAGTCTATTGCTCAACTTCAAGAATGGAATAAACTTGGATTAGCTGGATTAAAAATCGCTATAAACCTCTCTGCTAGACAATTTCAAGACCCAAATTTAACCTCATTTATATCTTCAATGATACAAAAATATCAAGTTAGCCCGACACAAGTTGAGTTTGAAGTTACAGAAACTCTCTCTATGACAAATATGACAAGCTCACTTAGAATTTTGTCCGAGATAAAATCCATAGGTGTATCAATTGCCATAGATGATTTTGGAACAGGACACTCTTCACTTGCTTATCTGAAGAAATTTCCTATAAACACTTTAAAAATCGATAGATCATTTGTTTTAGACATTATAAAAGATGATGAAGACAAAACAATAGTTCAAACTATAATATCAATGGCGCACTCACTTGGCTTCAAAACTGTAGCTGAGGGAGTAGAAACTCAAGAACATGCAAAACTTTTAAGAAGTATGAATTGTGATCAACTTCAAGGTTACTATTTCTCAAGAGCAATCCCTAAAGATGAATTCACACAATTTATAAAAGAGTATATACCAAATAAGTAAGGTTATTAAGCTATAATTTCAAAACTACTAAACTATTATTAAAGATACTGATGGATTATTTACAGATAAAAAGAGTTAATTCTCTAAATGGAACTATTAAAATTTCTGGTGCTAAAAACGCTTCTCTTCCTCTGATTGCTATGACAATTCTTGCAAAAAACAGTGTTCATATCAAAAATCTACCTAATGTTGCAGATATAAAAACTTTGCTAAAACTCTTATCTAATCTTGGTGCAAAATGTGATTTCCATGATGATAAAGTTGTTGTTGATACATCTACCCTTACTCAAACAAAAGCAACTTATGACATAGTAAAAACTATGAGAGCTTCTATCCTTGTTTTAGGACCAATATTAGCAAGATTTGGTCACTGTGAAGTATCTCTTCCTGGTGGATGCGCTATTGGTCAAAGACCGGTTGATCTTCACTTAAAAGCACTAGAGCATATGGGTGCAAAAATAAATATAGAAGCTGGTTATATTCAAGCAACTGCACCAGATGGACTAAAGGGATGTGAAATTATTTTTGATAAAATCACAGTAACGGGGACTGCAAACATCATAATGGCAGCCGCACTTGCATCTGGAAATACCACTATAACAAACGCAGCTAGAGAGCCTGAAGTAGTTCAACTTTGTCAGATTCTTAATGATAGCGGTGTAACAATACAAGGCATTGGTACTGCCGTACTAACCATTCATGGAACAAATAAAGAATTAGTAAATATTAAAGAATTTTCTGTAATTCCTGATCGCATCGAAGCAGGAACATATCTTTGTGCAGGTGCAATAAGCCATAGTGAATTGACACTTACTCATGTAAATCACCATCACCTTGGTTCTGTTTTATCAAAACTTGAAGAGATGGGAAGTAAATTTACTATTACACAAGATACTATCACAATACATCCATCTGAAATAGTAAAACCAATCAAAATTGTAACTCAAGAATACCCTGCTTTTCCAACCGATATGCAAGCTCAGTTTTTAGCACTTGCAACTCAAGCAAATGGAACTTCTATTATAGAAGAAAAATTATTTGAAAATAGATTTATGCACGTAAGTGAACTCCAAAGAATGGGAGCAGATATCTCTCTAAATGGAAATGTAGCCACTATTAAAGGTGGTACAAAACTTAGTGGAACAGATGTTATGGCTACAGACTTAAGAGCATCTAGCGCACTTGTGTTAGCAGGTTTAGTAGCAGATGGTACTACAAATGTTCACAGAATCTACCACCTAGATCGTGGTTATGATGCTTTAGAAAAAAAGCTTGAAGCTGTTGGAGCAGATGTCAAAAGGCTAAAAGAATAAAACCTTTGACTTTAAAAGAGTCAAAGATGATTTTATTTATTTGAAAATAATCATCTCATAAATACTTTTTTTAGTAACTAAAGCCTTATCAGGCGATACTGAATGAGTATTTTTAGCACGAGCTACTTCGTGTCTAAGTTCTGCTATTTCGGTTTCCATATTATCAACATTATCTTTTAATCTTAATATTATATCTACACCAGCTAGATTTACACCTAATTCACGAGTAAGCCTTAGTATAAGCTTTATTTTGTCTATATCTCTTTGTGAATATAATCTTATACGACCATCTGAACGAGATGGGCATATGAGATTTTCACGCTCGTACTGCCTTAAAGTTTGAGGATGTATATCCAATATCTTTGCAACTATGCTTATAAGATAAACTGGTTCATCATACTGATGTATCATCTTGACTTCCTTAATTTTATTTATATATCTTTTTACTCTTTGGGTAATTTCTCTTTCATCACTTCAACTAAACTTTCATCTAAATCTTCAACCTTAGGTAAAACTATGTTAGCTTCTAGGTATAGATTTCCACGAACTTTAGTTTTTCTATTCATTGCACCCATCTCTTTTACACGAAATCTTTGTCCATTTTTAGTATTACTTGGAACTTTTAGTTTTATCTCTTTTTCTAAGGTTTTTATAGATATTTTTTCACCAAAAAGTGCTGCAAAGAGTGGGACATCAAAAGTTTTAACCAAATCATCACCTTCTCTGATATACTCAGGGTTAGATGCTACTGTGATTTTTAAAAACAGATCTCCTGCACGTCCACCTTGAGCGTGTCCTTTTCCTTTAACACGCATCTTCTCAGCACTTTTTACACCAGCAGGGATTTTAATATCAAATCTCTCTCCATTAACCGATACAGAATGAGAACCACCAAGTATGGAGACACTAAATGGGATGGTAACATTGGTTTCAATATCTAAGTTTGGCTGTTGCTGTTGTTGAGAAAATCCTCCACCGCCAAAACCTCCACCAAAATTACTAAATCCTCCACCGCCTCCACCGAAGCCACCTCCGGAGAACATTTGACGAAGAATATCATCCAAATCTCCACTTCCGCCACCATGAGAACGTGAAAAATCATGAAAATTTTGACCACCAAACATAGTATCGCCATGCATATCGTATTGTTGTTTTTTTTGCTTATCGCTTAAAATTTCATATGCAGAATTTATCTCTTTGAACTTATCTTCTGCACCTTTGTCTTTATTGACATCAGGATGGTACTGACGTGCAAGTTTTCTATATGCTTTTTTGATTTCACTCTCATTAGCGTTTTCTGAGACTTCTAAAGTCTCATATAGTGATTTAGCCATTTTTTTGTCCTAAAATTTATATATTATAATAGTTAATTATCTAAGTCGGATTATATCACAAGAGTTGAGTGGATGTCAATCAAGGTGATACGGCACTAGATATTTAACAAATTAGTAACATTTATCTTGTATAATTTGAAATATAACAAAAAACTATTTGCAAAAGGCTATATATTGTGGAGAATCTAAAGAAAAAATCAAGCATTTTGGTAGTTGATGATACACCTGACATTCTTAGTTTGATTATGGAACTTTTAAAAGACAAGTACAATCTAAAACTTGCCAATAGCCCAAAAAAAGCGTTAAATTTGCTTAAAAGCAAACCAGATATAGATTTGATACTCTTAGACATTATGATGCCAGAGATTGATGGTTATGAGATGTGTAAGATAATAAAGAGTGACCAAGCTTACTCTCAAACACCCATAATATTTTTAACAGCTCTTGAGAAAGTATCAGATATCGTTAAAGGCTTTGAATGTGGGGCTGTTGATTATATAACAAAACCGTTTATACCTGAAGTTTTAAAAGCTAGAGTAAAAACCCATGTGGAGTTAAAAAAACTACATGATTCTATGTTGAAAGATTTAAAAGCAAAAGAAGAGATGCTCTTTAAAAAAAGCAAAATGGCGATTTTGGGAGAGATGTTTGAAAATGTAACTCACCAATGGAAACAGCCTCTTTCTACAATAAATATGAGTTGTTCAGCTTTACAAATGGATATAGAGTTTGATGAAATAGATAGTGATGAATTTTCAAATACTATAGATACGATTAGCACAGAAGCTACATATCTGTCTCAAACTATTGACGATTTTAGGGATTTTGCTAGGGATGACATAGAAAAAGAATCTTTTGATTTAAAGAATGCTTTTGCACAATCTACAAAAATTTTATCACAAAAACTAGAAAAAACATCTGTAGAAATTATCAATGAAATAGAGAATATAAAATATCGATCATATAAAAATT is a window of uncultured Sulfurimonas sp. DNA encoding:
- a CDS encoding hybrid sensor histidine kinase/response regulator, which codes for MENLKKKSSILVVDDTPDILSLIMELLKDKYNLKLANSPKKALNLLKSKPDIDLILLDIMMPEIDGYEMCKIIKSDQAYSQTPIIFLTALEKVSDIVKGFECGAVDYITKPFIPEVLKARVKTHVELKKLHDSMLKDLKAKEEMLFKKSKMAILGEMFENVTHQWKQPLSTINMSCSALQMDIEFDEIDSDEFSNTIDTISTEATYLSQTIDDFRDFARDDIEKESFDLKNAFAQSTKILSQKLEKTSVEIINEIENIKYRSYKNLLTQVLISIVNNSIDALIQTQKKQRWIKAKSFISENEVIITICDNANGIKIDNLDSIFNKYITTKDDEESGIGLYMCQQIIQNKYDGKISAYNTQEGACFELCLPIVNEDSII
- a CDS encoding exonuclease domain-containing protein; protein product: MLIFLDVETTGLQENDMLCSIGIIGLSADDEMTIYELVNEGKKILPEASSINHITNEMLKNQVNFKDTKAFKFLEKHNNEDAIIIGHNIKFDLEMLEKSGFKFKGEIIDTLRVTKHLIPECEQFSLQFLRYELKLYKQEKEQLQAHNALSDARVVKNLYEYLLKIASKHEMLELSFKNVLLSKFEFGKYKGRYIEEISMIDRGYLEWMLGNILDLDEDLRYSIKYYLEGIS
- the murA gene encoding UDP-N-acetylglucosamine 1-carboxyvinyltransferase → MDYLQIKRVNSLNGTIKISGAKNASLPLIAMTILAKNSVHIKNLPNVADIKTLLKLLSNLGAKCDFHDDKVVVDTSTLTQTKATYDIVKTMRASILVLGPILARFGHCEVSLPGGCAIGQRPVDLHLKALEHMGAKINIEAGYIQATAPDGLKGCEIIFDKITVTGTANIIMAAALASGNTTITNAAREPEVVQLCQILNDSGVTIQGIGTAVLTIHGTNKELVNIKEFSVIPDRIEAGTYLCAGAISHSELTLTHVNHHHLGSVLSKLEEMGSKFTITQDTITIHPSEIVKPIKIVTQEYPAFPTDMQAQFLALATQANGTSIIEEKLFENRFMHVSELQRMGADISLNGNVATIKGGTKLSGTDVMATDLRASSALVLAGLVADGTTNVHRIYHLDRGYDALEKKLEAVGADVKRLKE
- the rsmD gene encoding 16S rRNA (guanine(966)-N(2))-methyltransferase RsmD, coding for MKSNDKALTKKIISGKFKNRVLKLPSKTTTRSSKSIVLESFFNTIQFDIIDATFVEVFSGSGSIGLEALSRGAKNILFMEQDRDAIKVLKENIFLTDASACEIFSGDSFLNIQAVIKTLKRDNQKAYFYIDPPFSIREGMEDIYEKMLKMIASIPSELAQLIIIEHMTGLQLPEIIGSFTKKKSKKFGNTSLTYFEEIME
- a CDS encoding helix-turn-helix transcriptional regulator; the encoded protein is MIHQYDEPVYLISIVAKILDIHPQTLRQYERENLICPSRSDGRIRLYSQRDIDKIKLILRLTRELGVNLAGVDIILRLKDNVDNMETEIAELRHEVARAKNTHSVSPDKALVTKKSIYEMIIFK
- a CDS encoding J domain-containing protein translates to MAKSLYETLEVSENANESEIKKAYRKLARQYHPDVNKDKGAEDKFKEINSAYEILSDKQKKQQYDMHGDTMFGGQNFHDFSRSHGGGSGDLDDILRQMFSGGGFGGGGGGFSNFGGGFGGGGFSQQQQQPNLDIETNVTIPFSVSILGGSHSVSVNGERFDIKIPAGVKSAEKMRVKGKGHAQGGRAGDLFLKITVASNPEYIREGDDLVKTFDVPLFAALFGEKISIKTLEKEIKLKVPSNTKNGQRFRVKEMGAMNRKTKVRGNLYLEANIVLPKVEDLDESLVEVMKEKLPKE
- a CDS encoding EAL domain-containing protein, whose translation is MKISFTSLTFKTLSLLFVSSTVFIVFIIVIAKESFSQGYTYLIKENISSIEQRLMPEIQTSLNNSNIDELKKLISSQLKFKKILLIKIDSIALEEEIIFSKENNSIKELKEEGHFVSEKIIYNKDTSNELGKTTIVYSNESYNTYMQNFYKWFIGVVLFFGLSILLLGFLLYNSLKRLSVLASSFESFNPNQPKKIHFNTQSNDEIGTITKSANIMVEKLTKYIEHTKKLNDTISQKEAHLKEAQRIAKVGSWEYNVIDKSLHLSDEVYRILGVRFGTLIKWEDFLNFIKKDEYDYVLNIIEDAIKYGSKFNLKYSLVLKNGSEIFVQTKGKVRKKQDGNIRITAVSMDITNDIKNKKTIEKLAYYDSLTGLANRTLLRDRMLKAIQYAKREKSNLALMFLDLDHFKLINDTLGHSVGDELLIHIAKILSSHTREYDTLARLGGDEFVILLPSIKNQEDAQIIASKIQQTLQNKHDIGDHQLYVTSSIGVCLYPEHGEDAEELIRNADTAMYEAKNHGRNNYRIYSKSMGNYIDKQLHLEQDLIQAVKNGSGIEVFYQAKIDSKENFISGAEALVRWRHPTKGIIYPDQFIYIAESTGLMIELGNIIIEESIAQLQEWNKLGLAGLKIAINLSARQFQDPNLTSFISSMIQKYQVSPTQVEFEVTETLSMTNMTSSLRILSEIKSIGVSIAIDDFGTGHSSLAYLKKFPINTLKIDRSFVLDIIKDDEDKTIVQTIISMAHSLGFKTVAEGVETQEHAKLLRSMNCDQLQGYYFSRAIPKDEFTQFIKEYIPNK